The genomic window GCCCAGCACCACCAGTCGGTTGCGCAGGGTGTACAAGGGCTGCAAGGCCATGTCCAGGGGCTGGCGCACCACGATGTGCCAGCCCAGGTTGTTCTGGGTGCGTGCGTCCACCGCGACCTGGCTGGTGAGGTAGTCCCGTCCATCACCCCACAACACGTTGGCATAGTGTTGTTGGGGTGTCGGCATGCCACTGGGTAGTTGGGTGACACCCATGTGGTGCTGGGGGTAGAGCACAGCGCCCTGCTTGTCCAGGATCAGAATCTCGGTGCCGGATTCGCCGCCCATGCGGTCGGCCGCGGACTGCACGGTCTCGGTCACCCAGCGCCAATGGCCGTGGGCGCCGATGACACCAATGACCTGGCCGTCCTTGTTTTTGATGGGCGCAGCAAAGTCAATAAAGCGCAATGGTTCACCGGACGCCAGGCCGGGCAGCAGCTTGGCTAGCAACATGGCCTCGTGTACGTCGCCGGTATATACGCCTTGCAGCCCCGCCACAAACCACGGGCGTTTGCCCACCGACAAGCCCTGCAGCATGCCGCTGCTGGCCTGTATGACCGTGCCATTGGCGTCCGCCACACCCAGCCACGCGAACTCGCTGCGGGCTTTTTTGCGCAGTTCCAGCGACCGCAAAACGTCCGGGTGGGAGAGGTCGCCGCGCACAAAGTGGGCTGCCTGGCTGAGCAAGGCAATTTCCAATTCGCGCTCCCGCAGGTTGGCGCCCAGCAGATTGGCTGCGGCCTTGGCGGTTGCGTGCACAGCCTCTCCGGCCGTCACTTCCATTTGTTGGGTGGCCAGGCGCCCCACGTACGTGCCCACGCTGAGCAAGGTCAACAGAGACAGGCCACCGAACCACAGCGCAAGCCGCCCCCTGAAGCTGGTGAGTGTCAACATAGGTTGGTTTGTATCAGGGGCTGTGCCCATTGCGCAAGCGCAGCAGTGTGAGCTGCAGCAGGCGCGCATCGGCACTGGCGCGGTGGCGCTGCACGCCACGCTCGCTGCTGACCTGGGCTTTGACGGTATGCCACTGGTCAGCCTCCTGGTCGTCCAGCAACACGCGCAGGTTTTCGAGTTTGAAGCTGGGGCTCATGTCGGCGGCGTCAAAGAGTGCGCCTATCCAGCTGTAGTCGTTGACCCAGCCGTCGGAATACACGGTCTGGCCATACAACTGCGCGTTGATGGTGCGGGCCACCTCCGGCACTGGCACACCACGCGCCAGGATCAGTGCACGCGAAATGTGGTGGGTGGCCTCGGCCTGTGCGTCCCAGTGGGTCCAGTGGGCCTCCGGGCGCACCAGGGTGCAAAAGGTGTGGCCATTGGGCAGTACAAAACCGATTTCTATGGGGTAGCTGTTACGCCCAAAACCGGAAGCCTCGACGTCCAGAACGGTGGGGACGGCAAGGTCTGGGTGGGGAGGGCGCATGGGCCCATTTTGCGCCCGGTATCACCTGCGACAATGGGTATTTTCCCGTTCAGAGTCCACACCATGTCCAGTAGCCTGCTTGCCCTGATTGACGACATCGCCACCATCCTCGATGACGTCGCCATTTTGTCCAAAGTTGCCGCCAAGAAGACCGCCGGTGTGCTGGGTGATGACCTGGCGCTCAATGCCCAGCAGGTGGCGGGTGTCAAGGCCGAGCGGGAACTGCCCGTGGTGTGGGCCGTGTTCAAGGGCTCGATGGTCAACAAGCTGATCCTGGTGCCGACTGCGCTGCTGATCAGCCTGTTCATCCCCTGGGCCGTGACACCGTTGTTGATGATTGGTGGCGCCTATTTGTGTTTTGAAGGGTTCGAGAAGCTGGCGCACAAGTTTCTGCACAGCAAGGCTGAAGACCAGGCCCATGAGGCCGAGTTGTTGAAGGCGTTGACCGACCCCGCCGTGGACATGGTGGACGTGGAGCGCGACAAGATCAAAGGTGCTGTGCGCACTGACTTTGTGTTGTCTGCCGAGATCATTGCCATCACACTGGGCACCGTGCAGTCGCTGGCGTGGACCACCCAGCTGGCCGTGCTCAGCAGCATCGCCATTCTGATGACGGTGGGTGTCTACGGTTTTGTGGCTGGCATCGTCAAGATGGATGACGCCGGCTTGTACCTGAGCAAGCTGCCCGGCAGCGGCGTAGCGCAGCGTATGTTGCAGGCCTTTGGTCGCGGCTTGCTGCGGGCCGCGCCGGTGTTGATGAAGGTTTTGGCGGTGGTGGGCACAGCCGCCATGTTCTTGGTGGGCGGTGGCATTCTGGTCCACGGCATTGGTCCCTTGCACCATGCCGTAGATGCGGTGCTGGCCCAGCTGGGAACCAGTGGCGGTGCGCTGGCCGGTGTGGCGGGCACACTGTTGCCCATCGGCGTGGAGGCCTTGACCGGTATCGTGGCGGGGGCCCTGGTGTTCCTGGTTGTGAGCGGTGTGGCCCGTTTGCGGAAAATGCTGGGCTAAGCCACCGGGTCTATGCGCCTGCGCAGGGTGTGGGGCCGGGGGTTGATCTCCACCACCACGGCTTGACCATCGGGCAGCGAGACGGCCAGTAACTCCTGGCCATCCAGGTTGAACTGGTACACGGTAGACGCACCCACCGCGCGCGAATCATCCAGCCGCGCTTTTTCAAGCAACAAGGCCAACTCCCCGTGGGGGGCCGAACGCCAGCGCATGCGGCTCATGCCTGGTGGGTCTGCTGTTCGCGCAGCCGAGCGGTGAAGGCCGCCACCGTGAGGGGCCGCGCATAGTAATAGCCCTGCACCTGGCTGCAGCCCAGGGTGGACAGCAGCTCGGCCTGCTCCTTGTTCTCCACACCTTCGGCCACGACCGACAGGCCCAGGCTGCGCGCCATGGCGATGATGGCGCCGGCAATGGCCGCATCGTCCGGGTTGGTGTGGATGTCGTTGATGAAGCTGCGGTCGATCTTGAGCTCATCAATCGGAAAACGCCGCAGATAGGACAGGCTGGAGTAGCCAGTGCCAAAGTCATCCAACGACAGCGATAACCCCAGTTTCTTGAGCGCACGCAAGCTGGCCAGGGTGCTGTCCACATCGTGCATGACCATGCTTTCGGTCAGCTCCACGATGAATTGGCTGGGGTCGGCGCCGGTGCTGGCAAACACGGCGGCGATGCGGTCGGTCAGCTCGTCCTGGCGGAACTGGCGGGCCGACATATTGATGGAGATGCGCAAGGGTGTCACGCTCTGCTGGCGCCACAAGACCTGCTGTCTGCAGGCCTCGGCCAGTACCCACTCGCCCAGGGGCAGGATCAGGCCGGTTTCTTCGGCCAGGCGGATGAACTCTATCGGGTGGATCAGGCCAATCTGCGGATGCTGCCAGCGTATCAGCGCTTCGGCACCCACCACGGCCTGGGTGGCCAGGTCAATCTTGGGCTGGTAGTGCAACACAAACTCGCCACGCTCCAGACCGCGGCGCATGGCGCCTTCCATGTCGAGCCGGCTGATGGCGGTGGACCCCATTTCGGGTACAAACTGGCGCACGCTGTTGCGGCCATGCTCCTTGACGCGGTACATGGCCATGTCGGCATACCGCAGCAGAATTTCGCCATGGTCACCGTCGCGCGGGTACAGCGACACACCAATGCTGGCGGTCACAAACACATCGCGCCCCGCCACCTCGGCGGGGCGGGAGAGGGTGGACAAAATCTTCTCGGCGATCTGGTCCACGTCATCAGGTTGTGGCAAGTCGGTGAGGATGATGACAAACTCGTCACCCCCCAGCCGCGCCACGGTATCGGTCTCGCGCACACAGGCGGTCAACCGCTGGGCCACTTCTTTCAGCAAGGCGTCGCCCGCGCTGTGGCCCGAGGCGTCGTTGATGAGTTTGAAGTGGTCCAGGTCCAGCAGCATCACGCCCAATACATGGCCGTTGCGCTTGGCCCAGGCAATGGCCTGTTCGATGCGGTCGTTCAGCAGGTTGCGGTTGGCCAGGCCGGTCAGGCTGTCGTGGTTGGCCTGGTACTCCAGCGCATGCTGGTATCGCACGCGTTCGCTGATGTCGTTGATGACACTGACAAAATGGGTGGTGGTGCCGCCGGCCAGGTCGTGCACCGGGGCGATGTGCAGCTCGTTCCAGAACAGCGAGCCATCCTTGCGGTAGTTGCGCAGTGTGGCCGAGCCTTCGCGTCGTTCACGCAGCGCCGAGCGAATGTGCTCCAGATCCGGCTGGGCCAGGTCATCACGCACCAGGAAACGCCCCTCCAGCCCAATGACCTCTTCGGCGCTGTAACCGGTGATGCGCTCAAACGCCGGGTTGACGTAGACGATGGAGTGGTCGTCCGCATCGCTGCGGGTGATCATGATGCCGTTGCTGCTGCTGGCCAAGGCCTTTTCGTGCAGGTGGCGGGTTTGGGCGTAGTCGGCCCGACGCAATTTGCGGTCGCTGACATCTTCCTTGACGACCACGAGGTGTGTGGGTTGGCCCTGGGCGTCGCGCAGTGTCGAGACCACCTGGCGCTCCCAGTACACATTGCCGTCCTTGTGTGTGCTTTGCACATCACCCTTCCAGCTGTCGCTGGTGTGTTGTGAATTCAGCAGCTTGCTGTAAATGGCGGTGGTGGCTTCGTCCGGGTTCCAGGGGTGGGGGGTGATGCCTATCACCTCGGCAGGTGAGAACCCCGAGAGGGCGGTGAATCCGGGGTTGCTGTATTGCACCTGACCCGCCCGGTCCACAACGATGATGCCCAGGGGGCTTTGTTCAACAGCCCGTGCCAACAGCGCGGCATGGCTGGGGGACAGCGTCGTCGGGTCAGGGTTCATTGCCTATTCACTCTTTGGGTCTGCAGCGGGCGGAACGCCCTGGGACGGGATTTTAGACGCTGGCCCGCTTGACTGCTCCTGTACAGTGGTGCCCGCGTGCGGTTTGGCCACAGCTGTCCCGTTTTCACCACAAGACTTATAGCAATATATGGCTGTAGCCCCTGTAAATAATCACTCTATAGCTCCTAAATCAATAGCATTTGGCTTGGCATTGGCCGTCGTGGGGGCCGTGGCGTTCAGTGGCAAGGCCATCATTGTCAAACTGGCCTACCGCCATGGGGTGGATGCGGTCACCCTGATCATGCTGCGCATGCTCTTTGCACTGCCCTTTTTTCTGGCCATGGCCTGGTGGGCCAGCCGCAAGAGGGTGGGTCAGCCGCCGCCAGTGGCGCTGACGCGCAAGGACTGGCTGGGTGTGGTCTGGCTGGGCGTGACGGGTTATTACCTGGCCAGCTTTCTGGACTTTGCGGGTCTGCAGTACATCACCGCCTCGTTGGAGCGGCTCATCCTTTACCTCAACCCCACACTGGTCTTGTTGCTGGGCTGGGTGTTTGTCGGGCGGCGCATTGCACGGGCGCAGGCCCTGGGCATGGCCATCAGTTATGGCGGTGTGTTGCTGGTGTTTGGCCACGAGATCACGCTGCAGGGTGCCGATGTGGCGCTGGGTGCGGTACTTGTTTTTCTGAGCGCCGTCAGTTATGCGCTCTACCTCTTCTACAGTGGGGAAATGGTGCAGCGCCTGGGCTCCCTGCGCCTGGTGGGGCTGGCTACGTCGGTGGCTTGTCTGCTGTGCATAGCACAGTTTGTGCTGCTGCGCCCGCTGGAGACGGTGTGGGCCGTGGCGCCGCAGGTGGTGTGGCTGTCTGTGCTCAATGCCACGCTGTGTACGGTGGTGCCGGTCATGCTGGTGATGATGGCCATCGAACGCATAGGCTCCGGCCTGGCCGCCCAGGTGGGCATGGTGGGCCCCATGTCCACCATGCTCATGGGAGTGTTGTTGCTGGATGAGCCCTTCACAGCCTGGCTGGTCGGTGGCACCGTGCTGGTGATTGTGGGTGTGGCCGTGTGCAGCCGGTCCCGTGTTTGACAGGCCGTTTGGTGTTCGTTCTGCAATTTTCTATACTTGCTGCAGTTTTTGATTGGGAGTTTTCATGTCCGAACTAGCCGCTTTTTTTGAAACCGCCAGGCTGCCCATCATGTCCGAGGTGGCCCATTCGCTGGTGCGCACACTGAACGATCCCGATGCCACGGCCGCGCAGATCGAGGCCATCATCTCCAAAGACCCTGCGCTGACGGCCAACCTGCTGCGCATGGCCAACAGCGCCCAGTTTGGTCTGAGCCGGCAGGTGTTGTCGCTCAACCATGCCATCACCATGCTGGGCATGTCACGCATCCGTTCGCTGGCGCTGTCGACCAGTATCAGCACCTCGTTCCCCACCGTCCCGGGCATGGACCGCAAAGCCTTCTGGACTTTCAGCATGGCCTGTGCCGGTTATGCACAGTGGCTGGCCGGTGGCGCGGGTCTGGACCCTCAGCAGGCCTGGTTGTCCGGCATGATGCTGCGCCTGGGCGAGCTGCTGATTGGCCAGCGTTCGCCCGAGAGCCTGGCCGAAATCGCGGCAGAGACCTCCAGTGCGCCGGTGCGCTGGGAGCGCGAGCAGCAATTGCTGGGCTTTGACGAGGTGCAGGTGACCGCGGTGCTGGCCCGGCACTGGAATTTTCCCGAGGCCATCGTGAACGGCCTGCAAAGTGCCA from Rhodoferax sp. AJA081-3 includes these protein-coding regions:
- a CDS encoding bifunctional diguanylate cyclase/phosphodiesterase yields the protein MNPDPTTLSPSHAALLARAVEQSPLGIIVVDRAGQVQYSNPGFTALSGFSPAEVIGITPHPWNPDEATTAIYSKLLNSQHTSDSWKGDVQSTHKDGNVYWERQVVSTLRDAQGQPTHLVVVKEDVSDRKLRRADYAQTRHLHEKALASSSNGIMITRSDADDHSIVYVNPAFERITGYSAEEVIGLEGRFLVRDDLAQPDLEHIRSALRERREGSATLRNYRKDGSLFWNELHIAPVHDLAGGTTTHFVSVINDISERVRYQHALEYQANHDSLTGLANRNLLNDRIEQAIAWAKRNGHVLGVMLLDLDHFKLINDASGHSAGDALLKEVAQRLTACVRETDTVARLGGDEFVIILTDLPQPDDVDQIAEKILSTLSRPAEVAGRDVFVTASIGVSLYPRDGDHGEILLRYADMAMYRVKEHGRNSVRQFVPEMGSTAISRLDMEGAMRRGLERGEFVLHYQPKIDLATQAVVGAEALIRWQHPQIGLIHPIEFIRLAEETGLILPLGEWVLAEACRQQVLWRQQSVTPLRISINMSARQFRQDELTDRIAAVFASTGADPSQFIVELTESMVMHDVDSTLASLRALKKLGLSLSLDDFGTGYSSLSYLRRFPIDELKIDRSFINDIHTNPDDAAIAGAIIAMARSLGLSVVAEGVENKEQAELLSTLGCSQVQGYYYARPLTVAAFTARLREQQTHQA
- a CDS encoding DMT family transporter: MAVAPVNNHSIAPKSIAFGLALAVVGAVAFSGKAIIVKLAYRHGVDAVTLIMLRMLFALPFFLAMAWWASRKRVGQPPPVALTRKDWLGVVWLGVTGYYLASFLDFAGLQYITASLERLILYLNPTLVLLLGWVFVGRRIARAQALGMAISYGGVLLVFGHEITLQGADVALGAVLVFLSAVSYALYLFYSGEMVQRLGSLRLVGLATSVACLLCIAQFVLLRPLETVWAVAPQVVWLSVLNATLCTVVPVMLVMMAIERIGSGLAAQVGMVGPMSTMLMGVLLLDEPFTAWLVGGTVLVIVGVAVCSRSRV
- a CDS encoding DUF808 domain-containing protein; the protein is MSSSLLALIDDIATILDDVAILSKVAAKKTAGVLGDDLALNAQQVAGVKAERELPVVWAVFKGSMVNKLILVPTALLISLFIPWAVTPLLMIGGAYLCFEGFEKLAHKFLHSKAEDQAHEAELLKALTDPAVDMVDVERDKIKGAVRTDFVLSAEIIAITLGTVQSLAWTTQLAVLSSIAILMTVGVYGFVAGIVKMDDAGLYLSKLPGSGVAQRMLQAFGRGLLRAAPVLMKVLAVVGTAAMFLVGGGILVHGIGPLHHAVDAVLAQLGTSGGALAGVAGTLLPIGVEALTGIVAGALVFLVVSGVARLRKMLG
- a CDS encoding HDOD domain-containing protein, whose translation is MSELAAFFETARLPIMSEVAHSLVRTLNDPDATAAQIEAIISKDPALTANLLRMANSAQFGLSRQVLSLNHAITMLGMSRIRSLALSTSISTSFPTVPGMDRKAFWTFSMACAGYAQWLAGGAGLDPQQAWLSGMMLRLGELLIGQRSPESLAEIAAETSSAPVRWEREQQLLGFDEVQVTAVLARHWNFPEAIVNGLQSASAPMTAETFDKLSGVVHLAALLADDPSPTPDLVSELPLPVINALALDRHWMVARFPRADTFVDVTSL
- a CDS encoding diguanylate cyclase, with product MLTLTSFRGRLALWFGGLSLLTLLSVGTYVGRLATQQMEVTAGEAVHATAKAAANLLGANLRERELEIALLSQAAHFVRGDLSHPDVLRSLELRKKARSEFAWLGVADANGTVIQASSGMLQGLSVGKRPWFVAGLQGVYTGDVHEAMLLAKLLPGLASGEPLRFIDFAAPIKNKDGQVIGVIGAHGHWRWVTETVQSAADRMGGESGTEILILDKQGAVLYPQHHMGVTQLPSGMPTPQQHYANVLWGDGRDYLTSQVAVDARTQNNLGWHIVVRQPLDMALQPLYTLRNRLVVLGFIATIVFALVALRLARSVSQPIEQLAEAARQIERREVAPRYPAHTGVDEVAQLSQSMQSMTQSLLQREQQLEALNQTLEQQVMQRTEALEAANRQLEQLATRDALTGLYNRRSFDEKLNECVHTSKRSGRSFALLVLDADHFKRINDTHGHTTGDAVLQQLARLLTEHTRSTDFVARYGGEEFVVLLPETALAEEATTVAEKVRAAVEQTRFPTVGQITVSIGISLWDPRSPGSKDLFHRADEALYAAKSSGRNRVVVFTQPA